One Phycisphaerae bacterium RAS2 DNA window includes the following coding sequences:
- a CDS encoding NHL repeat protein: MTDVRRERTGVGHGAAGASRAFQATVALWLLASVVMAGDARPDVSAFHGTDDQPALKLLSYRFERSDANFADMVDFPGGASLLGKAVEWGDLVLLYRADGRADVFRADDVDAIRLRRFRRHFEKPSKADLTVAYIERLPRDSSFHGHVTLADALPRLDIDPSKIASHPAPGSDVTFRIHVRNAGFAASAPCKWRALVDGKEIATGDLAEVAAGAEQVVEARWKWDAAGGMLRVELDPANATSDWLKWNNVREESLTAQAVAVVVDKTYYERFRQYPNMLDSFCFEDWLAAQMGSLNALFADSVHPSSPQGILERVRCDRILVVEEPDAPRHRDAWMPTLRQGGKSDGLAEYGALVVLDDTGDDRWDMYHPLKINWGLLGDIAGQMGLVDWTVTDTRLDQCLAVNRFERYVQRQHFFPYPNTFMYQHGPFRFSEVCAGYLNRMVGKPRGVSGEFLYDVPETISLDVRACNGAPLEGVRVDVYQLQAGGELKGYIAGAGPRDPLYSSVTGPDGRVDLLNQDAPSHQSPGGYALRANAFGRIATDGSNGLLLLKIQSGDAEEYHFLRLFDANVAFLRGNKQQWTIEVRTNFGVPDGPKSVLTIPILMDDRKSKAPPMQATWTMPPIPDPTSIEEFRVYKRTGFGGDNDYPNTLVGTLRRIHRRWSLVHEGTYFDPKHVLNDRYSRDTFYTVAPVDRQGRQGSLAPPGYLAHDKYPRKFAIDVDCAFITLGGPGPMQMLRWDGDIGTHPFGPRTLMAPGYRPDFAGIAVTADHQLVVTDPTNHVLALYDLRGDLQQIIPQRAYWPGFSSDKPGEFFEPVDVAVDGDGRMYVADRGNNRVQILDAQGHPLSNLDEGFRFDAPHAVAYSNGHIAVTDHAGRRVRLYDIREGQAKLVRELTDLVEADRAIVSRSGRLYVTGFNPISEEYGLMIWAKDNDVQPVETRTSVDMGLVHEPRGLYLYTNTLDQDYAYFVNIFPFDVRRLFME, from the coding sequence ATGACTGACGTGCGACGCGAGCGAACAGGAGTTGGGCATGGCGCTGCGGGCGCGAGTCGGGCGTTCCAGGCGACCGTAGCTTTGTGGTTGTTGGCGTCCGTGGTGATGGCTGGCGACGCGCGACCGGACGTGTCAGCGTTTCATGGAACAGACGATCAGCCGGCGCTGAAGCTGCTTTCCTATCGATTCGAGCGGTCGGACGCCAACTTCGCGGACATGGTTGATTTTCCAGGTGGGGCATCGCTCCTGGGCAAAGCGGTGGAATGGGGCGACCTTGTCCTGCTGTATCGAGCTGACGGACGTGCGGATGTGTTCCGTGCGGACGACGTGGACGCGATTCGACTTCGGCGATTCCGCCGCCACTTTGAGAAGCCTTCCAAAGCGGATTTGACGGTCGCATACATCGAGCGGCTGCCGCGCGACAGCAGCTTCCACGGGCATGTCACGCTTGCCGACGCTCTGCCGCGCTTGGATATCGATCCGTCGAAGATCGCGTCGCATCCGGCTCCCGGTAGCGATGTTACTTTTCGCATCCATGTGCGCAATGCGGGTTTCGCGGCGTCCGCGCCGTGCAAGTGGCGCGCGTTGGTGGACGGCAAGGAGATCGCAACCGGCGATCTGGCGGAAGTGGCGGCCGGAGCGGAGCAGGTCGTCGAGGCGCGATGGAAGTGGGACGCGGCGGGAGGCATGTTGCGCGTCGAACTCGACCCGGCCAATGCGACATCGGACTGGCTGAAGTGGAACAACGTTCGAGAGGAGTCGCTTACGGCGCAGGCGGTCGCCGTGGTCGTGGACAAGACTTATTACGAGCGATTCCGGCAGTATCCCAACATGCTGGATTCGTTCTGCTTTGAGGACTGGCTGGCCGCGCAGATGGGATCGCTCAATGCGTTGTTTGCCGATTCGGTGCATCCGTCGTCGCCGCAGGGGATCCTCGAGCGCGTGCGGTGCGATCGAATCCTTGTGGTTGAGGAGCCGGATGCGCCGCGGCACCGTGATGCCTGGATGCCGACACTCCGTCAGGGCGGAAAGAGCGACGGCTTGGCAGAATACGGCGCGCTCGTTGTTCTCGATGACACCGGGGACGACCGGTGGGACATGTACCACCCGTTGAAGATCAACTGGGGCCTCCTGGGTGATATTGCCGGGCAAATGGGCTTGGTGGATTGGACGGTGACCGACACCCGATTGGATCAGTGCCTCGCTGTGAACCGGTTCGAGCGGTATGTGCAGCGGCAGCATTTCTTCCCTTATCCGAACACGTTCATGTATCAGCACGGGCCGTTCCGGTTCAGCGAAGTGTGCGCGGGCTACCTGAATCGAATGGTCGGCAAGCCGCGAGGAGTGAGCGGAGAATTTCTATACGACGTGCCCGAGACGATCTCGCTTGATGTCCGCGCGTGCAACGGCGCGCCGCTCGAGGGCGTGCGCGTGGACGTATACCAGTTGCAGGCCGGCGGCGAACTGAAAGGGTATATCGCCGGCGCCGGCCCGCGCGATCCATTGTATTCGTCGGTGACCGGGCCGGATGGACGAGTGGACCTGCTCAATCAGGATGCGCCGTCGCACCAATCGCCAGGCGGGTATGCGCTTCGAGCGAATGCATTCGGCCGCATCGCGACCGATGGGTCCAATGGCCTGCTGTTGCTCAAGATTCAATCCGGCGATGCGGAGGAGTATCACTTTCTCCGGCTTTTTGATGCAAACGTTGCCTTTCTGCGCGGAAACAAGCAACAATGGACGATTGAGGTTCGCACGAACTTCGGCGTGCCCGATGGGCCCAAGTCCGTGCTGACGATTCCAATTCTCATGGACGATCGCAAGAGCAAGGCGCCGCCGATGCAGGCGACCTGGACGATGCCGCCGATTCCCGATCCGACGTCGATTGAGGAGTTTCGCGTTTACAAGCGAACGGGTTTCGGTGGGGACAACGACTACCCGAATACGCTTGTCGGCACGCTGCGCCGCATTCATCGCCGCTGGTCGCTGGTGCATGAGGGCACGTATTTCGATCCGAAGCACGTGCTGAATGATCGCTACTCACGTGACACGTTCTACACCGTCGCGCCGGTGGATCGGCAGGGGCGGCAGGGTTCGCTCGCGCCGCCGGGTTACCTCGCGCACGACAAGTATCCGCGCAAGTTTGCGATTGATGTTGACTGCGCGTTCATCACGCTGGGCGGTCCGGGGCCGATGCAGATGCTTCGCTGGGATGGCGACATCGGCACGCATCCATTCGGCCCGCGCACGCTCATGGCGCCGGGCTATCGACCCGATTTCGCCGGCATCGCCGTGACGGCCGATCATCAGCTCGTCGTGACCGATCCGACGAATCATGTCCTGGCGTTATACGATCTTCGCGGAGACTTGCAGCAGATTATCCCGCAGCGTGCGTATTGGCCGGGTTTTTCAAGCGACAAGCCGGGCGAGTTTTTCGAGCCGGTCGACGTGGCGGTCGATGGCGACGGGCGGATGTACGTGGCTGACCGAGGCAACAACCGCGTGCAGATCCTCGATGCGCAGGGGCATCCCCTCTCCAATCTGGATGAGGGCTTTCGCTTCGACGCGCCGCATGCCGTCGCGTATTCGAACGGTCATATCGCGGTGACGGATCATGCGGGGCGGCGCGTTCGGTTGTACGACATCCGCGAAGGCCAAGCCAAGCTGGTCCGCGAACTGACGGATCTCGTCGAGGCGGATCGAGCCATTGTCAGTCGGAGCGGGCGGCTGTACGTCACGGGATTCAACCCGATTTCCGAGGAATACGGGCTGATGATCTGGGCAAAGGACAATGACGTGCAACCCGTCGAAACAAGGACAAGCGTCGATATGGGCCTCGTGCATGAGCCGCGCGGATTGTATCTGTACACGAACACCCTCGACCAGGACTACGCATACTTCGTGAACATCTTCCCGTTCGACGTGCGGCGCCTGTTCATGGAGTGA
- a CDS encoding WD40-like Beta Propeller Repeat protein, whose amino-acid sequence MTRNLVLITVSVTLLAGAACIPEKRVAWSHDGKTAAISTNKGLRFVDGDGKLLGARLDCSSARPAWYPDNRRLAIAFASQVAGWDQIAPIYSPQQIQEIEKAARTAKERVLAYNGDWNQFKLDAQESHTPGMDAAILFYLRDKLPDGLPEKLGDKWIDFREADATVWTLQVFDLEGEKLTPGKVLRRTLDEIWMPAVSPTGKAVAYLAKSAAAQKDAVGLFVASTNGGEPRLIHANVAMGFDWSADGRTLVYLCGPADGGNESNVTLGSVSTIQVAAEDGSLLPTFNKQEDHVGVLFSQLFNVRALRDGRLMFSSVEFSLPATNRDMPQRWTLFVLDPRTPASVLRVLPRDFSEPIEMTSALFQLAPDEKRVLIPGSKGRVYLFDFTSGESKAVQAEEVVDRAQIVPAWRNNAEFTFVRPYKSPEGKDGGELTHWKSDTAQPFGKAWPEETRDGWLSPE is encoded by the coding sequence ACGGGAAGACAGCAGCCATTTCAACCAACAAGGGGCTGCGTTTTGTCGACGGCGACGGAAAGCTCCTCGGCGCACGGTTGGATTGCTCCTCAGCGCGACCCGCCTGGTATCCTGACAACCGTCGGCTGGCCATTGCATTTGCCAGCCAGGTGGCCGGATGGGATCAGATCGCGCCGATCTACTCGCCACAACAGATTCAGGAAATCGAAAAGGCTGCGCGCACCGCAAAGGAGCGCGTGCTGGCGTACAACGGTGACTGGAATCAATTCAAGCTCGACGCACAGGAATCGCACACGCCGGGGATGGACGCAGCCATCCTCTTCTATCTGCGAGACAAGCTGCCGGACGGGCTGCCCGAAAAACTCGGCGACAAATGGATCGACTTTCGCGAGGCCGACGCCACGGTCTGGACGCTTCAAGTATTCGACCTCGAAGGCGAAAAGCTGACGCCCGGAAAGGTCCTCCGTCGAACGCTCGACGAGATTTGGATGCCGGCCGTGTCGCCGACGGGCAAGGCTGTCGCGTACCTCGCGAAGAGCGCCGCGGCGCAAAAGGACGCCGTCGGCTTGTTTGTTGCATCGACCAATGGGGGCGAGCCCCGTTTGATTCACGCAAATGTCGCGATGGGATTCGACTGGAGCGCCGACGGGCGCACCCTGGTGTACCTTTGCGGTCCGGCAGACGGCGGAAACGAATCCAACGTGACGCTCGGAAGCGTCTCCACGATTCAAGTGGCGGCCGAGGATGGCTCGCTCCTGCCGACCTTTAACAAACAGGAAGACCACGTCGGCGTGCTGTTCAGCCAGCTATTCAACGTGCGGGCGCTGCGCGATGGACGGCTCATGTTTTCATCGGTGGAGTTCTCGCTGCCCGCGACGAATCGAGACATGCCGCAGCGATGGACGCTCTTTGTACTGGACCCTCGAACACCCGCGTCGGTTCTGCGCGTCCTGCCGCGCGATTTCAGCGAGCCGATTGAAATGACGTCGGCTCTGTTTCAGCTTGCCCCCGACGAAAAGCGCGTACTGATTCCCGGCTCAAAGGGCCGTGTCTATCTCTTTGATTTCACCAGTGGCGAATCCAAGGCCGTTCAAGCCGAGGAGGTCGTGGATCGCGCCCAGATCGTGCCCGCTTGGCGGAACAACGCGGAATTCACGTTCGTTCGGCCGTACAAGTCCCCGGAAGGCAAAGACGGCGGTGAATTGACGCATTGGAAGTCAGACACCGCGCAGCCGTTCGGCAAGGCATGGCCCGAAGAGACGCGCGACGGCTGGTTGTCGCCGGAATGA